The Pararge aegeria chromosome 8, ilParAegt1.1, whole genome shotgun sequence genome window below encodes:
- the LOC120625993 gene encoding synapsin-like, with protein sequence MTVDITWRMGVRAVKIDRSGCPGICGPQAATTSTLSFSSFRNSFTTNVNYLKRRFSSGDLQSECDEGEVDPYTGQPATTSQPKPQNQRPVSQATGGSIGSASTSSVPPAPSAGSAGVGSDLSLNLRGGSRGTSAPSSPAKSRESLLQRVQSLTGAARDQGANLLGSVTSVASVGRGYNRDRCVTLLVVDDQNTDWSKYFRGRRLPGEWDIRVEQAEFKELSVTASGEGSNVSMAVYRGGTKVTRCYKPDFVLVRQNVRDAGADYRALLLGLKFGGVPSINSLNSIYHFQDRPWVFGHLLQLQRRLGRENFPLIEQTYYHNYADMSWYELTTFK encoded by the exons ATGACGGTAGATATAACCTGGAGAATGGGAGTCA GGGCGGTCAAAATAGATCGTTCGGGGTGCCCTGGGATCTGTGGCCCGCAGGCCGCGACCACATCAACCCTGTCTTTCTCAAGCTTCCGAAATTCATTTACCACCAATGTCAATTACTTGAAAAGaag ATTCAGCTCGGGAGACCTGCAGTCCGAGTGCGATGAAGGCGAGGTGGACCCCTACACCGGCCAGCCGGCGACCACCAGTCAGCCCAAGCCGCAGAATCAAAGGCCGGTCTCCCAGG CGACGGGAGGCAGCATCGGTAGCGCGTCTACGTCGTCGGTCCCACCAGCACCCAGCGCTGGCAGTGCAGGAGTCGGAAGTGACCTATCCCTGAACCTACGGGGTGGTTCCCGTGGGACGTCAGCACCATCCTCACCGGCCAAGTCACGAGAATCGCTGCTGCAACGCGTACAATCGCTTACTGGTGCCGCTCGTGACCAAGGAGCTAATTTATTAG gaAGTGTCACGTCAGTAGCTTCGGTCGGACGAGGCTACAATCGGGACCGCTGCGTGACGCTGTTGGTGGTAGACGATCAAAACACCGACTGGTCCAAATACTTCCGTGGTCGTCGATTGCCCGGCGAATGGGACATCCGTGTTGAACAGGCTGAGTTTAAG GAGCTTTCGGTGACGGCGAGCGGTGAGGGATCTAATGTGTCAATGGCGGTCTACCGTGGTGGAACTAAAGTTACTCGGTGCTAcaa GCCTGATTTTGTGCTGGTGCGGCAAAATGTACGAGATGCCGGTGCGGACTACCGAGCGCTCCTTCTCGGCTTGAAGTTCGGTGGTGTGCCTTCCATTAATAGCCTCAACTCCATCTACCACTTTCAG GACCGGCCGTGGGTGTTTGGGCATTTACTTCAACTACAGCGACGCCTCGGCAGGGAGAACTTCCCACTTATCGAGCAAACCTACTACCACAACTATGCTGATATG TCCTGGTACGAGCTTACAACATTTAAATGA
- the LOC120625540 gene encoding tissue inhibitor of metalloproteinase, producing the protein MFTRLLTLALVAGSWHATDACTCSLDHPQTHFCNSDFVIVGRVQKIFRGSDFYDAYKVKIRNIFKATPKAAVALKAGRLLTPSLDSLCGVTLQPRETYVITGRVVQLQAHIQLCGYVNKWREVTPRQRKGFRLLYKQGCTCKVHMNRRSTKSPNTCVTGRIATECYERHGICLHDRERRCRWTRAPALTRCLQKQHFNSTMT; encoded by the exons ATGTTCACAAGATTGCTGACTTTGGCTTTGGTGGCCGGGAGCTGGCACGCCACTGATGCATGCACCTGTTCACTTGACCATCCCCAGACACACTTTTGCAATAGCGATTTTG TTATCGTCGGTagagtacaaaaaatattcagagGGAGTGATTTCTACGACGCGTATAAAGTGAAAATCCGAAATATATTCAAA GCTACACCAAAAGCTGCAGTAGCGCTCAAAGCAGGTCGACTACTAACACCGTCACTTGATTCATTATGCGGAGTCACACTTCAGCCTAGAGAGACCTATGTTATAACAG GTCGCGTTGTTCAGCTACAGGCTCACATACAGCTGTGCGGATACGTGAACAAATGGCGCGAAGTCACTCCACGACAGCGGAAAGGGTTTAGATTGCTCTACAAGCAAGGTTGCACGTGCAAG GTTCACATGAACAGACGTAGTACGAAATCACCGAACACCTGCGTGACGGGCCGCATCGCGACAGAATGCTACGAGCGACACGGCATCTGCTTGCACGATCGCGAACGACGTTGCCGATGGACGAG GGCCCCAGCCCTTACGAGGTGTCTGCAGAAGCAACATTTCAACAGCACCATGACTTGA